Proteins from a single region of Psychrobacter cryohalolentis K5:
- the rplJ gene encoding 50S ribosomal protein L10: MALTLEQKQQVVAEVSEVAANAYSAVAAEYHGIGVAKLTKLREQAREKGVVLKVVKNTLAKRAFEGTKFESMSDRMTGPLLLAFSMEDLGSAARVIFDFSKDHKALETKLVSVGGVVYGPEELERVSKLPTRDEAISILMATMNAPVTKLVQTMNAVPGKFVRTVAAIKDAKEAA, from the coding sequence ATGGCATTAACGCTAGAGCAAAAACAACAAGTTGTGGCTGAAGTGTCTGAAGTTGCTGCTAATGCTTACTCAGCAGTAGCTGCCGAATATCATGGTATTGGTGTTGCAAAGCTTACTAAGCTACGCGAACAAGCCCGTGAAAAAGGCGTCGTTTTAAAAGTGGTAAAAAATACCCTAGCAAAACGTGCGTTTGAAGGCACTAAATTTGAGAGCATGTCAGACCGTATGACTGGTCCATTACTTTTGGCTTTCTCTATGGAAGATTTGGGATCTGCCGCTCGAGTCATTTTTGACTTCAGCAAAGATCACAAAGCTTTAGAGACCAAATTGGTATCAGTTGGTGGTGTTGTTTATGGTCCAGAAGAGCTAGAGCGCGTATCGAAGCTACCAACTCGCGACGAAGCAATCTCTATCTTGATGGCTACTATGAATGCACCAGTGACCAAGCTTGTCCAGACTATGAACGCAGTTCCTGGCAAGTTCGTTCGCACTGTTGCAGCAATCAAAGACGCAAAAGAAGCTGCTTAA
- the rplL gene encoding 50S ribosomal protein L7/L12, giving the protein MALSKDDVLNAIAEMSVMDIVELISAMEEKFGVTAAVAAAPAAAGPAAAAAEEKDEFDVVLASFGEKKVGVIKAVREATGLGLKEAKDLVESAPAPIKEGVNKAEAEELKKKLEEAGATVELK; this is encoded by the coding sequence ATGGCACTATCTAAAGATGACGTGTTAAACGCAATCGCTGAAATGTCAGTAATGGATATCGTTGAATTAATCAGCGCTATGGAAGAAAAATTCGGCGTAACAGCTGCTGTTGCTGCTGCACCTGCTGCTGCTGGTCCTGCTGCTGCTGCTGCTGAAGAAAAAGACGAGTTTGACGTAGTTCTTGCCAGCTTTGGCGAGAAGAAAGTTGGCGTAATTAAAGCCGTACGTGAAGCTACTGGTCTTGGCCTGAAAGAAGCGAAAGATTTGGTTGAAAGCGCTCCAGCTCCAATCAAAGAAGGCGTTAACAAAGCTGAAGCTGAAGAGTTGAAAAAGAAACTTGAAGAAGCTGGTGCAACTGTTGAACTAAAATAG
- the rplA gene encoding 50S ribosomal protein L1 codes for MSKLTKRQKEINSRIEHEKQYTIEEAVQILNDLPALKFKESIDIAVNLGVDPRKSDQVVRGATNLPAGTGKTKRVAVFAQGAAAEAAKEAGADIVGFEDLAESIKAGNMDFDVVIAAPDAMRVVGQLGTILGPRGLMPNPKVGTVTPNVAEAVLNAKAGQAQYRVDKAGIIHTTIGQVGFTAEQVIQNAEALISDLRRAKPATSKGTFIKKITLSSTMGPGLSIDPVPYRTAK; via the coding sequence ATGAGTAAACTTACTAAGCGTCAAAAAGAAATCAACAGCCGTATTGAGCACGAAAAACAATATACTATCGAAGAAGCGGTTCAAATCCTAAACGATTTGCCAGCTCTTAAATTTAAAGAGTCTATTGATATCGCTGTAAACTTGGGCGTTGACCCACGTAAATCTGATCAAGTTGTACGTGGCGCAACTAACCTACCTGCGGGTACTGGTAAAACCAAACGCGTTGCTGTATTTGCTCAAGGTGCTGCTGCTGAAGCTGCCAAAGAAGCTGGTGCTGACATCGTTGGTTTTGAAGACCTAGCAGAATCAATCAAAGCCGGTAACATGGACTTTGATGTGGTTATCGCTGCTCCTGATGCAATGCGCGTTGTTGGTCAATTAGGTACTATCTTAGGCCCACGTGGTCTAATGCCTAACCCTAAAGTCGGTACGGTTACGCCTAACGTTGCTGAAGCCGTTCTTAACGCTAAAGCTGGTCAAGCACAGTATCGTGTAGACAAAGCAGGTATTATTCACACGACTATCGGTCAAGTTGGTTTTACTGCTGAACAAGTAATCCAGAATGCTGAAGCACTTATTTCAGATTTGAGACGTGCTAAGCCTGCTACTTCTAAAGGTACTTTCATTAAGAAAATCACCTTGTCTAGCACCATGGGTCCTGGTCTAAGTATCGATCCAGTTCCATACCGCACAGCGAAATAA
- the rpoB gene encoding DNA-directed RNA polymerase subunit beta produces MAYSYTEKKRIRKSFAELPTVMDIPYLLSIQVDSYEQFLQEHKKPKARENTGLQAAYSSIFPIESHSGNAELQFVEYYLGTPEFDERECILRGSTFAAPMRVKIRLIIKDKDSKDKDSKAAIKDIREQSVYMGEMPLMTANGTFIINGTERVIVSQLHRSPGVFFDHDKGKSHSSGKVLYNARIIPYRGSWLDFEFDAKDLVFARIDRRRKLLASIILRALGLSTSEILDLFFDKVRVYKGEEQFEIDLVADRLRGEMAQFDIVTPAGDVVVEQGKRINARRIRQLEEAGMTKISIPDEYLYERILAEDIIVNDEVIARANTLIDHELLVKLSAFEASESIKEFSILFTNDIDQGSYIADTLRADSTSSREEALIEIYKVMRPGEPPTVETAEKLFDSMFFNADRYDLSNVGRMKFNRRLGLDFVDTDDADIQRERSVLTNADIVNVLKELIEIRNGRGEVDDIDHLGNRRIRSVGEMAENQFRVGLVRVERAVKERLSSAESDNLSPQDLINSKPVAAAVKEFFGSSQLSQFMDQNNPLSEVTHKRRVSALGPGGLTRERAGFEVRDVHDTHYGRVCPIETPEGPNIGLINSLATFAKTNSFGFLETPYRRVVDGKVTDVIEYLSAIEEVGTVIAQADSPVTADGALSDEMVSVRSYGEFVRMPPEKVTHMDVSPSQVVSVAAGLIPFLEHDDANRALMGSNMQRQAVPTLRADKPLVGTGMERHVARDSGVCVIAKRGGVIEDVDASRVVVRVNEDEMIAGEAGIDIYNLVKYTRSNQNTCINQRIIVNQGDAIAVGDILADGPSTDLGELALGQNIRIAFMPWNGYNFEDSILLSEKVVKEDRFTTIHIQELTCVARDTKLGTEEITADIPNVGEAALSSLDEAGIVYIGAEVDAGDILVGKVTPKGETQLTPEEKLLRAIFGEKAADVKDTSLRVPTSSKGTVIDVQVFTRDGVEKDARARAIEKSQLDSYRKDLKEELRIFEEAARGRIGNLLDGQKVSGGSGLKAGTVMALADMKDMSLETLLDIQPVEEEISERLTQIAEYLVDKQKDIDVKFAEKKRKLTAGDDLQHGVQKIVKVYLAVKRRIQPGDKMAGRHGNKGVVSRIMPVEDMPYDENGNTVDIVLNPLGVPSRMNIGQVLETHLGMAAKGLGEKIDGMLKSQAAIKDLRDFLDKIYNQVGGEQVDLDSLSDDDIMALADNLRAGVPMGTAVFDGARESQVKDLLELAGMDRDGQQTLYDGRTGQKFDRKVTVGYMYMLKLNHLVDDKMHARSTGSYSLVTQQPLGGKAQFGGQRFGEMEVWALEAYGATYTLQEMLTVKSDDVEGRTRMYKNIVDGEQYMDPGMPESFNVLTKEIKSLGINIELKQSN; encoded by the coding sequence ATGGCATATTCTTATACTGAAAAAAAGCGTATTCGCAAAAGTTTTGCTGAATTGCCTACTGTGATGGACATTCCCTATTTGTTGTCTATCCAAGTAGATTCTTATGAGCAATTTTTGCAAGAGCATAAAAAGCCAAAAGCTCGTGAGAATACTGGCTTGCAAGCTGCATACTCTTCTATTTTCCCAATTGAGAGTCACTCTGGTAACGCAGAGCTACAATTCGTTGAATACTATTTAGGTACGCCTGAATTTGATGAGCGTGAGTGTATCTTACGTGGTTCGACATTTGCTGCGCCTATGCGTGTTAAAATTCGCTTAATCATCAAAGACAAAGACAGCAAAGATAAAGACAGCAAAGCGGCTATTAAAGATATCCGTGAGCAAAGCGTCTATATGGGCGAGATGCCACTTATGACTGCTAACGGTACCTTTATTATTAACGGTACTGAGCGTGTAATCGTATCTCAGCTACATCGTTCACCTGGTGTGTTCTTTGACCATGATAAAGGTAAGTCGCACTCAAGTGGTAAGGTGCTTTATAACGCGCGTATCATTCCTTACCGTGGTTCATGGTTAGATTTTGAGTTCGATGCTAAAGACTTGGTTTTTGCTCGTATTGACCGTCGTCGTAAGTTATTGGCGTCTATTATTTTACGCGCTTTAGGCTTAAGCACTTCTGAGATCTTAGATTTATTCTTTGATAAAGTGCGAGTTTATAAAGGCGAAGAGCAGTTCGAGATTGATCTGGTTGCCGATCGCTTACGTGGCGAGATGGCACAGTTCGATATCGTGACGCCTGCAGGTGACGTGGTTGTTGAGCAGGGCAAACGTATTAATGCTCGCCGTATCCGTCAGCTTGAAGAAGCGGGTATGACTAAAATCTCGATTCCTGATGAATACTTATATGAGCGCATTTTAGCCGAAGACATCATCGTTAATGATGAAGTTATTGCTCGTGCTAACACGCTGATTGACCATGAATTATTGGTTAAATTAAGTGCGTTTGAAGCCAGTGAATCTATTAAAGAATTTAGTATTCTGTTTACCAACGATATCGACCAAGGTAGTTACATTGCCGATACGCTACGTGCTGATAGCACGTCAAGCCGTGAAGAAGCTTTAATTGAAATTTATAAAGTCATGCGCCCAGGTGAGCCACCAACGGTTGAAACTGCTGAGAAACTTTTTGACAGCATGTTCTTTAACGCGGATCGTTATGACTTATCAAATGTCGGTCGTATGAAGTTTAACCGTCGTTTAGGTCTTGATTTTGTAGATACCGATGACGCTGATATTCAGCGTGAACGTAGCGTATTGACCAATGCCGATATCGTTAACGTTCTAAAAGAGCTTATCGAGATTCGTAATGGTCGCGGTGAAGTCGATGATATTGACCATTTAGGTAACCGTCGCATTCGTTCAGTAGGCGAGATGGCAGAAAACCAATTTCGTGTTGGCCTAGTACGTGTTGAGCGTGCGGTTAAAGAGCGTTTAAGCTCAGCAGAATCTGATAACTTATCGCCACAAGATTTGATTAACTCAAAACCTGTTGCTGCGGCGGTCAAAGAATTCTTTGGCTCGAGCCAGTTATCGCAGTTTATGGATCAGAATAATCCATTGTCTGAAGTCACGCATAAACGCCGTGTGTCTGCATTAGGACCCGGTGGTCTGACCCGTGAGCGTGCAGGCTTTGAAGTACGTGACGTACATGATACCCATTATGGTCGCGTATGTCCGATTGAGACTCCTGAAGGTCCAAACATTGGTTTGATTAACTCATTAGCGACTTTTGCTAAAACCAACAGCTTTGGCTTTTTGGAAACACCTTATCGCCGTGTAGTTGATGGTAAAGTAACGGACGTTATTGAATATCTGTCAGCGATTGAAGAAGTCGGTACGGTCATTGCACAGGCTGATTCACCAGTAACTGCCGATGGCGCGTTATCTGATGAAATGGTTAGTGTCCGTAGCTATGGTGAATTCGTCCGTATGCCGCCAGAAAAAGTGACGCATATGGATGTGTCGCCAAGTCAGGTTGTATCTGTAGCCGCTGGTCTGATTCCATTCCTAGAGCATGATGATGCTAACCGTGCCTTGATGGGCTCAAACATGCAGCGTCAGGCAGTTCCTACGCTACGTGCTGATAAGCCATTAGTAGGTACCGGTATGGAGCGTCACGTTGCTCGTGATTCTGGTGTTTGTGTTATTGCTAAGCGTGGCGGTGTAATCGAAGACGTTGATGCCTCACGTGTTGTGGTTCGTGTAAATGAAGATGAGATGATTGCTGGTGAAGCCGGTATAGATATCTATAACTTAGTTAAATATACGCGTTCTAACCAAAACACTTGTATCAACCAACGTATTATTGTTAACCAAGGCGATGCTATTGCTGTAGGCGATATATTGGCCGATGGTCCGTCGACGGATCTTGGTGAGTTGGCATTGGGTCAGAACATCCGCATCGCATTTATGCCGTGGAATGGTTACAACTTCGAAGATTCAATCTTGCTGTCTGAAAAAGTGGTTAAAGAAGATCGTTTCACTACTATTCATATCCAAGAATTGACTTGTGTGGCACGTGATACCAAGCTTGGAACCGAAGAGATTACTGCGGATATTCCAAACGTTGGCGAAGCAGCTCTATCAAGCCTTGATGAAGCGGGTATCGTTTATATCGGTGCTGAAGTTGACGCTGGTGATATCTTAGTTGGTAAAGTGACGCCAAAAGGTGAAACACAACTAACGCCAGAAGAGAAACTCCTCCGGGCTATCTTTGGTGAAAAAGCCGCTGATGTTAAAGACACGTCTTTGCGTGTTCCAACATCAAGCAAAGGTACGGTTATTGACGTTCAAGTCTTTACCCGTGACGGCGTTGAAAAAGATGCACGTGCAAGAGCGATTGAAAAATCACAGCTTGATAGCTATCGTAAAGATTTAAAAGAAGAGCTACGTATCTTTGAAGAAGCGGCTCGTGGTCGTATTGGTAACTTATTAGATGGTCAAAAAGTCAGCGGTGGTTCTGGTCTAAAAGCCGGTACAGTGATGGCATTGGCTGATATGAAAGATATGAGCCTTGAGACTTTGCTTGATATTCAGCCTGTTGAAGAAGAAATCTCTGAGCGTCTAACGCAAATCGCTGAGTATTTGGTTGATAAGCAAAAAGATATCGATGTGAAGTTTGCTGAGAAAAAACGCAAACTAACCGCTGGTGATGACTTACAACATGGCGTACAAAAAATCGTTAAGGTATATCTAGCGGTTAAGCGTCGTATTCAGCCTGGTGATAAAATGGCTGGTCGTCATGGTAACAAAGGTGTTGTATCGCGCATTATGCCAGTCGAAGATATGCCTTATGATGAAAATGGTAATACCGTTGACATCGTCTTGAACCCGCTTGGTGTACCGTCTCGTATGAACATCGGTCAGGTCCTAGAAACGCATTTGGGTATGGCAGCGAAAGGCTTGGGCGAGAAGATCGATGGTATGCTCAAATCGCAAGCAGCGATCAAAGACTTACGTGACTTCTTAGATAAAATCTATAACCAAGTCGGCGGTGAGCAAGTTGATCTTGATAGCTTGAGTGATGATGACATCATGGCGCTAGCAGACAACTTGCGTGCTGGTGTACCAATGGGCACAGCAGTATTTGACGGCGCAAGAGAAAGCCAAGTTAAAGATCTGTTAGAGCTTGCTGGTATGGATCGCGATGGTCAACAGACGTTGTATGATGGTCGTACTGGTCAGAAGTTTGACCGCAAAGTAACGGTCGGTTATATGTACATGCTCAAACTTAACCATTTGGTTGACGACAAAATGCATGCGCGTTCAACTGGTTCTTACTCACTAGTGACGCAGCAGCCACTCGGTGGTAAAGCTCAGTTTGGTGGTCAGCGCTTCGGTGAGATGGAAGTCTGGGCACTAGAAGCTTACGGCGCGACATATACGCTACAAGAGATGCTGACTGTGAAGTCGGATGACGTTGAAGGCCGTACGCGTATGTACAAAAACATCGTCGATGGTGAGCAATATATGGATCCAGGTATGCCTGAATCGTTTAACGTATTGACCAAAGAAATCAAATCACTGGGTATCAATATTGAGTTAAAACAAAGCAACTAA
- the rpoC gene encoding DNA-directed RNA polymerase subunit beta' — MKDLLDIMQSPTSNGNHEFDSIQITLASPDVIKSWSHGEVKKPETINYRTFKPERDGLFCAKIFGPVKDFECLCGKYKRRKFQGVICEKCGVEVTTAKVRRDRMGHIDLASPVAHIWFLKSLPSRIGLLLDMTLRDIERVLYFESYIVTEPGLTSLEKYQLLDDEDYYKALEEFGDEFTAKMGAEAVQDLLKDIDLDLEIDELREAIPQTGSETKLKKMSKRLKLLEAFRDSNNKPEWMVMNILPVLPPDLRPLVPLEGGRFATSDLNDLYRRVINRNNRLKRLLELSAPDIIVRNEKRMLQESVDALLDNGRRGRAITGSNKRPLKSLADMIKGKQGRFRQNLLGKRVDYSGRSVIVVGPTLRLHQCGLPKKMALELFKPFTYNKLLSHGLATTIKAAKKMVEREEPQVWDMLAMVIREHPVLLNRAPTLHRLGLQAFEPVLIEGKAIQLHPLVCTAFNADFDGDQMAVHVPLTLEAQLESRALMMSTNNILSPANGEPIIVPSQDVVLGLYYISRSSVNAKGEGMIFATVNEALRAIGSNDLHVNAKIKVRVTETHIDDDGNRTKETSIKDTVAGRLLIWNIMPVGMSFDECNEEMTKKNISKLINSCYRKVGVKESVMFADQLMYLGFAQATLSGVSIGIDDMVIPPLKKQIIEVAEAEVREIEDQFEQGFVTAGERYNKVVDIWSRTNDKVAKAMMDNLATDKIINAKGEEEEQKSFNSIFIMSDSGARGSAAQIRQLAGMRGLMAKPDGSIIETPIKANFREGLTVLQYFISTHGARKGLADTALKTANSGYLTRRLVDVAQDLVITSDDCGTEQGLLMKPHIQGGEIIEKLGELVLGRVTARDVTYNDNAEKILIPAGTLIDEHWVKVLDNNAIDDIWVRSVITCNIEHGVCSQCYGRDLARGHKVNIGESVGVMAAQSIGEPGTQLTMRTFHVGGAASSASVDNSISVRSAGQAHFENMKTVQHTDGHLVIVSRSAEIALTDELGRERERYKVPYGSSVLVKNEDQVEGGQTIAKWDPHTHPIITEFAGTARFSEITDGLTATVKVDDATGMSSFEILATRDRSSSAKDLRPAIILNTDEGKEVVYFLPAETIIRVSDGEKVAAGSILGRVPQASSGTKDITGGLPRVADLFEARRPKDHAIMAEMTGVVSFGKETKGKNRFIITNEDGEIHEELIPKWRQINVFENETVARGEVIADGPQNPHDILRLKGQTALADYIVNEVQDVYRLQGVKINDKHIEVIIRQMLRKVEITDGGDSNHFKGDQVEYADIKALNAKLEAEDKFPVQFERQLLGITKASLATESFISAASFQETTRVLTAAAVTGKVDELRGLKENVVVGRLIPAGTGLAYHKARKEKAEQKLQDKDLNAAFDMSATTDATDFASFDEAFAQELNQGNH; from the coding sequence TTGAAAGATTTACTCGATATCATGCAAAGCCCTACCAGCAATGGTAACCATGAGTTTGATAGCATCCAAATTACCTTGGCATCGCCTGACGTTATTAAGTCATGGTCGCATGGTGAAGTAAAAAAACCTGAAACCATTAACTACCGTACGTTCAAACCTGAGCGTGATGGTCTTTTTTGTGCCAAAATTTTTGGTCCAGTAAAAGATTTTGAATGTTTATGTGGTAAATACAAGCGTCGTAAGTTCCAAGGCGTTATCTGTGAAAAATGTGGCGTTGAAGTCACTACTGCTAAAGTTCGTCGTGACCGCATGGGTCATATCGATTTAGCGAGCCCTGTTGCGCATATTTGGTTCTTAAAATCATTGCCAAGCCGCATCGGTCTATTGCTAGACATGACACTTCGTGATATCGAACGCGTTTTGTATTTTGAAAGCTACATCGTGACTGAGCCAGGTCTGACCTCTTTAGAGAAGTATCAGCTGCTTGATGACGAAGATTATTATAAAGCCCTTGAAGAATTTGGCGATGAATTTACTGCAAAAATGGGTGCTGAAGCGGTTCAAGACCTTTTAAAAGATATCGATTTAGATTTAGAGATTGATGAGCTACGTGAAGCGATTCCGCAAACGGGTTCTGAAACCAAGCTTAAAAAGATGTCTAAGCGTCTTAAATTATTAGAAGCATTCCGTGATTCTAATAACAAGCCTGAGTGGATGGTAATGAATATCTTACCAGTATTACCACCAGATTTGCGTCCGCTAGTACCACTAGAAGGCGGTCGTTTCGCAACATCAGATTTGAACGATTTATATCGCCGTGTTATTAACCGTAATAACCGTCTAAAGCGCCTACTTGAGCTAAGCGCTCCTGATATCATCGTACGTAACGAAAAACGTATGTTGCAAGAATCAGTAGATGCCTTGCTTGATAACGGTCGCCGCGGTCGAGCTATTACTGGTAGTAACAAGCGTCCATTGAAGTCTTTGGCTGATATGATCAAAGGTAAGCAAGGTCGTTTCCGTCAAAACTTACTAGGTAAACGTGTTGATTATTCTGGTCGTTCGGTGATCGTTGTTGGTCCAACCCTACGTCTACATCAGTGTGGTCTACCAAAGAAAATGGCACTTGAATTGTTCAAGCCATTTACTTATAACAAACTATTGTCTCATGGTTTGGCGACAACGATTAAAGCTGCCAAAAAGATGGTAGAGCGTGAAGAGCCACAAGTGTGGGATATGCTGGCCATGGTTATCCGTGAGCATCCAGTACTCTTGAACCGTGCGCCAACGCTTCACCGTTTGGGTCTACAGGCATTTGAGCCAGTACTAATCGAAGGTAAAGCGATTCAGCTCCATCCTCTAGTTTGTACCGCATTCAACGCCGACTTTGATGGTGACCAAATGGCCGTTCACGTGCCATTGACACTAGAAGCTCAGCTTGAATCTCGTGCGCTCATGATGTCGACCAACAACATCTTGTCTCCTGCGAACGGTGAGCCAATCATCGTACCATCACAGGATGTTGTATTGGGATTGTATTACATCAGCCGCTCGTCAGTAAATGCCAAAGGCGAGGGCATGATTTTTGCCACCGTTAATGAAGCATTGCGTGCAATTGGTTCAAACGATTTACATGTTAACGCCAAGATTAAAGTTCGTGTCACTGAAACGCATATTGATGATGATGGCAATCGTACTAAAGAGACGAGTATCAAAGATACTGTTGCTGGTCGTTTGTTAATCTGGAACATCATGCCTGTTGGTATGTCGTTTGACGAATGTAATGAAGAGATGACTAAGAAGAATATCTCTAAATTGATCAACTCTTGCTACCGTAAAGTGGGCGTAAAAGAAAGTGTTATGTTTGCTGACCAATTGATGTATCTTGGTTTTGCACAAGCGACACTATCTGGTGTGTCTATCGGTATCGATGACATGGTTATTCCACCACTGAAAAAGCAAATCATCGAAGTCGCTGAAGCTGAAGTGCGTGAAATTGAAGACCAGTTTGAGCAAGGCTTTGTAACGGCTGGTGAGCGTTATAATAAAGTGGTCGATATTTGGTCACGTACCAATGACAAAGTCGCTAAAGCGATGATGGACAACTTAGCGACTGATAAAATTATCAACGCCAAAGGTGAAGAAGAAGAGCAGAAGTCATTTAACTCTATCTTTATTATGTCAGATTCTGGTGCTCGTGGTAGTGCGGCTCAGATTCGTCAGCTTGCTGGTATGCGTGGTTTAATGGCTAAGCCAGATGGCTCAATCATTGAAACACCGATTAAAGCTAACTTCCGTGAAGGTTTGACCGTACTTCAGTACTTTATCTCAACGCATGGTGCGCGTAAAGGTCTTGCGGATACGGCATTGAAAACAGCTAACTCAGGTTACTTGACGCGTCGTTTGGTTGACGTAGCACAAGATTTGGTTATTACCAGTGATGACTGTGGTACTGAGCAAGGTTTGCTAATGAAGCCACATATCCAAGGTGGTGAAATCATTGAGAAGTTAGGCGAGCTAGTACTAGGTCGTGTAACAGCACGTGATGTCACTTATAACGATAATGCTGAAAAAATCTTGATTCCAGCGGGTACGTTGATCGATGAGCATTGGGTTAAAGTACTAGATAACAATGCAATCGATGATATCTGGGTACGTTCAGTGATTACTTGTAATATCGAACATGGCGTTTGTTCACAGTGCTATGGTCGTGACCTTGCTCGTGGTCATAAAGTGAATATCGGCGAGTCTGTTGGTGTTATGGCGGCGCAGTCTATCGGTGAGCCTGGTACTCAGTTGACCATGCGTACTTTCCACGTTGGTGGAGCGGCAAGTTCTGCTTCTGTGGACAACAGCATTTCAGTTCGTAGTGCTGGTCAAGCGCATTTTGAAAACATGAAGACTGTACAGCATACCGATGGTCATTTGGTTATCGTATCGCGTTCAGCTGAAATCGCCTTGACTGACGAGCTTGGTCGTGAGCGTGAGCGTTATAAAGTACCTTATGGTTCAAGCGTTCTTGTGAAAAATGAAGACCAAGTTGAAGGCGGTCAAACCATCGCTAAGTGGGATCCGCACACGCATCCTATTATTACAGAATTCGCGGGTACCGCACGTTTCAGTGAAATCACTGATGGCTTAACTGCTACCGTAAAAGTTGATGATGCGACTGGTATGAGCTCGTTTGAGATTCTAGCTACTCGAGATCGGTCAAGCTCAGCAAAAGACTTACGTCCGGCGATTATCTTGAACACAGACGAAGGTAAAGAAGTCGTTTATTTCTTACCTGCTGAAACTATCATTCGTGTTAGCGACGGTGAGAAAGTTGCAGCCGGTTCGATTCTAGGTCGTGTACCACAAGCGTCTTCAGGTACCAAAGATATTACCGGTGGTCTGCCACGTGTAGCTGATTTATTCGAAGCACGTCGTCCAAAAGATCACGCTATCATGGCTGAAATGACGGGTGTTGTTAGCTTTGGTAAAGAAACCAAAGGTAAAAATCGCTTCATTATTACTAATGAAGATGGCGAGATTCATGAAGAGCTAATCCCGAAATGGCGTCAGATTAACGTCTTCGAAAACGAAACTGTTGCTCGTGGTGAGGTTATTGCTGATGGTCCACAGAATCCGCATGACATCTTACGTCTGAAAGGACAAACTGCGCTTGCTGACTATATCGTTAACGAAGTACAGGACGTTTATCGTCTGCAGGGCGTAAAAATCAATGACAAGCACATCGAAGTTATCATTCGTCAGATGTTGCGTAAAGTTGAGATTACTGATGGTGGCGATTCAAACCACTTTAAAGGTGATCAAGTAGAATATGCTGATATCAAAGCATTGAATGCCAAGCTAGAAGCGGAAGACAAATTTCCAGTTCAGTTTGAACGTCAATTACTTGGTATTACCAAAGCAAGTTTGGCAACCGAAAGCTTTATCTCAGCCGCATCGTTCCAGGAAACGACACGTGTCCTAACGGCTGCTGCGGTCACTGGTAAAGTGGATGAGTTACGTGGTCTGAAAGAAAACGTAGTCGTTGGTCGCTTGATTCCAGCTGGTACTGGTCTTGCTTATCATAAAGCTCGTAAAGAAAAAGCAGAGCAAAAACTGCAAGATAAAGACTTAAATGCGGCGTTTGATATGTCAGCAACGACTGATGCGACAGACTTTGCAAGCTTCGATGAAGCCTTTGCTCAAGAGTTGAATCAAGGTAATCATTAA
- the nusG gene encoding transcription termination/antitermination protein NusG — protein sequence MRWYIVQAFSGYEKQVQRSLTDRINRSEFAEFFGDVLVPTEEVVEMKDGKKRKSERKFFPGYVLIQMDMNDNTWHIVKDCPRIMGFVGGTPETPAPITEVEADRILNRLNQTETDPRPKTLFEPGEELLVIDGPFTDFKGLVEKVDYEKSKLHLTVNVFNRPTQVELEFSKVEKLD from the coding sequence ATGCGTTGGTATATTGTCCAAGCATTTTCAGGATATGAAAAGCAAGTACAGCGTTCATTAACTGATCGTATTAATCGTAGTGAATTCGCTGAGTTTTTCGGCGATGTATTGGTACCTACTGAAGAAGTCGTCGAAATGAAAGACGGCAAAAAACGTAAAAGCGAGCGTAAGTTCTTTCCGGGTTACGTATTGATCCAGATGGATATGAACGACAATACTTGGCACATCGTTAAAGATTGCCCACGTATTATGGGCTTCGTTGGCGGTACGCCAGAGACGCCTGCGCCGATTACGGAAGTAGAAGCTGATCGTATTCTAAACCGTTTGAATCAGACTGAAACTGACCCGCGTCCTAAGACTCTATTTGAGCCGGGCGAAGAGTTGTTGGTTATCGATGGTCCATTCACTGACTTTAAAGGGTTGGTTGAAAAAGTGGATTACGAAAAGTCTAAATTACATTTAACCGTAAACGTATTTAATCGACCGACTCAGGTTGAGCTTGAGTTTAGTAAAGTTGAGAAGCTAGATTAA
- the rplK gene encoding 50S ribosomal protein L11 translates to MAKKIDGYIKLQVPAGKANPSPPIGPALGQKGVNIMAFCKEFNAATSNQEPGLPIPTEITVYSDKSFTFIMKSPPAAYLLRKAAGIAKGSGTPNTAKVGKVDRAQLEDIVKTKDADLTAADLDAAVRTIAGTARSMGITVEGV, encoded by the coding sequence ATGGCTAAGAAGATTGATGGTTACATCAAACTGCAAGTGCCTGCAGGCAAAGCAAATCCTTCACCACCGATTGGTCCAGCATTGGGTCAAAAAGGCGTGAACATCATGGCGTTCTGTAAAGAATTTAACGCTGCGACCTCAAACCAAGAGCCGGGTTTACCGATTCCTACTGAGATCACTGTATACAGCGATAAGTCTTTTACCTTCATCATGAAGTCACCACCAGCTGCTTACCTTTTGCGTAAGGCTGCTGGTATTGCTAAAGGTTCTGGTACACCTAATACCGCTAAAGTCGGTAAAGTTGACCGTGCTCAGTTAGAAGACATCGTTAAGACTAAAGATGCAGATTTAACTGCTGCTGATCTTGATGCTGCTGTTCGTACCATCGCTGGTACTGCACGTTCAATGGGTATTACCGTGGAGGGTGTGTAA